The genomic window CGACGATCGCGGCGCCGAGCGCCACGAACAGGCCGAGCAGGTCGCTCGTCATGTGCCCCGCGTCGGCGAGCAGCGCCAGCGACCCGCTCAGGAACCCGCCGAGCACCTGCACCACGACGAACGCGCCGATGATCGCGATGGCGATCCCGAGGCGGCCGCGGTCGGCGGCGTGCGCGTCGTGCGCGTGGTCGTGTCCGTGTCCCATGGTGATTCAAGGGTAGGCCGGATGCCGCCGGCCCGCCGCTGACGGGAACGAGACCCATTCTCAGCCGCGACCCGGCACCACCACCCCCGTCTCGTAGCCGAGCATGACGGCGTGCACGCGGTCGCGCAGGCCGAGCTTCATGAGGATGCGGCCGACGTGCGTCTTCACCGTCGACTCGGAGAGGTACAGCGCCGCGGAGATCTCGGCGTTGCTGAGACCGCGGGCGATCGCGCCGAAGACCTCGAGTTCGCGCTCGGTGAGCACGGACAGGCGGGGGTCGGCGGCGCCGCGCAGGTCGTCGGATGCCGCGGCCGGCCCGGCAGCCGGTCGGACCGGTTCACCCTCACCTGCCGGCAGTTGCGCGCCGAACAGGTCGAGCAGCCGCCGAGTGATGCGCGGCTCGACGATCGCGTCGCCCCCGGCCACCGTGCGGATCGCGTGGATCAGGTCGGCGGGGCGGGCGTTCTTCAGCAGGAAGCCGCTGGCGCCCGCGCGCAGTCCCGCGAAGGCGTACTCGTCGAGGTCGAACGTGGTGAGGATGAGCACGCGCACGCCCGGCCGCTCCTCGACGATGCGGCGCGTCGCCGCGATCCCGTCCATCCGGGGCATCCGCACGTCCATCACGACCACGTCGGGGGCGAGTCGTCCGGTCAACTCGACCGCCTCGACCCCGTCGTCGGCCTCGCCGACGACCTCGATGCCGGACTCGCCCTCGAGCACCATCCGGAAGCCGAGGCGGATCAGCGGCTGGTCGTCGACGAGGAGTACGGAGATCGCGGACGGTTCAGGCACGGTCCACTCCCGCGCGCGCGACGCCATCCTCGGCGTTCGGGATCACGGCGCGGACGCGCCATCCGCCCGCCGACGTCGGACCGGTCTCGACCGACCCGCCGAACACCGCCGCCCGCTCGGACATGCCGATGAGCCCGCGCCCGGCCCCGACGGCCGGTGCGCCCGCGCGCCCGTCGTCGACGACCGTGACGATCGTCGCGTCGCCGGCGGCCTGGAGCGTCACGTCGACCCGGCGCACGTCCGTCGCGTAGCGCAGGGCGTTGGTGAGCGCCTCCTGCACGATGCGGTACACCGCGAGGTCGCGCTGCGGATCCGCGGACGGAGCGCCCCGCACGGTGAAGCGCACCGGAAGCCCCGCCTCGCGGAAGCGGGCGACGAGCTCGTCGAGGTCCTCGCGGCCCGGTGCGGGCTCGAGCGACGCGGCCCCCTCGTCGGCGTCCTCGCCGAGGACCGAGAGCACCTGCCGCATGTCGCGCAGCGCATCCCGGCCGGTGTCGGCGAGCCGGTCGAGCGCGCGGCGCGCGCCCGCGGGGTCCCGGTCGACCGCCGTCGCCGCGCCGTCGGCCAGCGTGATCATCACCGAGAGGCTGTGCGCGACGATGTCGTGCATCTCGCGGGCGATGCGGCTGCGCTCGGCGAGGGTCGCGATCCGCGCGCGGTCGTCGCGCTCGCGAGCGAGCTGGTCGGCCCGCTCGGTGAGGACGCGGACGCGCTCGGCACGCTGCCAGGTGTTCGCGCCGAGCAGCACGCCGACCGCGTCGGCCATCCCGATGGTCAGCAGCACGACCGGGATGTCGAAGGCGCCGGGCTCGCCGAGCCGCGCCTCGAGCTCGGGCAGCCAGAGGAAGAGGCTCGCGGCGGTCGCGGCGAACGCGGCCGTACCGGCGATCCAGCCCGCGGTCGGCGAGCGGAACGCGGCGACCGCGTACAGCGCGATCGGCACGGCGAGCACCAGGTTCGACTCGGCCGAGAAGCCGAGCACGGTCGTGAGCAGCGTCACGACGACGAGCACGACGACCGGGGCGCGCCGCCGGAAGAGCAGCGCGATCGCCGTGCCGGCGATGCTCACCACCTGCCACGGCGTGACCTCGGCGTCGCCCGCGATCACCTCGCTGGCGAGGGTGGTGACGACGATCACGGTGAACACGAGCGACACCGCGGCATCCACCAACCAGGGTCGTTCGGCGGCGAGCCGCCGCACGCGGCCGGGCGCGGCATCGGCATCGGCCGGGCTCGTCGCCCGGCCGATGGTGCGTGCCCGTCCGGCCATCACACGTCTCGTCTCGCGAACCGCACTCCGCCCAAGGCCGCCGCGCCGACCGCCCATGCGAGGAGGACGAATCCTCCCGTGAGGATCGGCGGCCATCCGGCCTGGGCCGCGGATTGGAACAGCATCATACCGGCGGTGCTCGGCAGCCACCCGGCGACCGCCGGGCCGACGCCCGGCACGAGCGGCAGGATCGCCGGCGCGACCATGAGCAGTCCCAGCACGGCGCCCAAGCCCGCGGCGGTGCTGCGGAAGAGCGAGCCGATGGCCGTGGAGATGACGCCGATGAGGGCGAGGAACACCACGCCGCCGGCGAGCACCTGGACGACCTGCGCATCGACGAGGCTCGCTCCGAGACCGAGCCGTCCGAGTTGCGGCTGCACGACGAGGAACGAGGCGACCGCCGCGACCGCGCCGATCCCCGCGCCGACCGCCCCGGAGACGAGCAGCTTCGCCGCGAACACGAGGGATCGCCGCGGCGCGGCCGCGAGGGTCGCGGCGAGCAGTCCCGTCGACCGCTCCGGGCCGACGAGCAGCACGCCTGCGACGGCCACGAGCGCGTAGGCGAACATGAACGCGTACCCGAGCACGCCGAGGCTCGGCGCGGGGCCGTAGTTCTCGGCGAGCACCGCGGCCGGGTCGGGCACGTCGGATGCGGGCGCGAGCGTCACGGCGTAGAGGATGCCGCCCGCGAACAGCACGGCGGTCGCGATGGCGAGGCCGGCGGTCCAGTAGGTCGAGCGGACGGTGGCGGCCTTGATCCACTCGGCGCGGATCACGCGCGAGGCGGTCAGCCGCGGCTGGGCGACGGGGGTTGCGGACATGGGAGGTTCCCTTCGGATGGACGTGCGGGGCTCACGCCGCCGGGTCGGCGGCGGCGTACTCGAGCGTCGAGTCGGTGAGCGAGAGGTAGGCCTCCTCGAGCGAGGCCGTGCGGGTGGTGAGCTCGTGCAGCAGCACGTCGCGGTCGCGTGCGATCGCGGCGATCGCGGGGGCGTCGAGTCCCATGACCTCGAGCTCGCCCGAGGCGAGGCTCGTCACGGTCACGCCCGGCGCGGCGAGTGCCGCCGCCAGACGCGTGGCGTCGGGGGTCTTCACCAGGACGCGGGGCGTGCCGACGCCGGCGAGGACCTCGGCCATCGGCGCGTCGACGATGAGCCGACCGCGGCCGATGACGATCAGGTGGTCGGCGGCCTGCGCCATCTCGCTCATCAGGTGCGAGGAGAGGAACACCGTGCGGCCCTCGTCCGCGAGGGTGCGGAGGAAGCGCCGAACCCAGACGATCCCGTCGGGGTCGAGGCCGTTGATGGGTTCGTCGAGCATCAGCGTCTGCGGGTCGCCGAGCAGCGCGGCGGCGAGCCCCAGCCGCTGGTGCATGCCCAGCGAGAAGGTGCCGACGCGCCGTCGGGCGACGGCCTCGATCCCGGTCAGCTGCAGCACCTCGTCGACCCGCGCACTGCCGAGTCCGTGCGTCGCGGCGAGCGCGAGCAGGTGGGCGCGCGCGGTGCGCCCCGGGTGGGCGAGGCCCGGCCCGAGCAGCGTGCCGAGCTCGGTGATCGGTGCGGCGTGCCGGGCGAGCGGGGCGCCGTTGACGCGCGTGGTGCCCGACGTCGGCCGGATCAGGCCGGCGATGGCGCGCATCGTGGTGGACTTGCCCGCGCCGTTGGGCCCCAGGAACCCCGTGACGACGCCGGGGCGCACCGTGAACGAGAGGTCGTCGACGGCGATCGTGTCGCCGAAGCGCTTGGTGAGGTGGGTTGCCTCGATCATGTGACCGGCCATTCCTTCGGATCGGATTCACCCCGGCCGGAAGTCCCGGTCCGGGGCGGATGTCTCGAAGGTAGGCGGACGGATCGCCGCGGTCGTCCGACCGTGGTACCGATCCCGGCGATCCCCGTCGTACCGCAGGAGGAGTCCCGCGGGTGGCCCCGCGGGAGGCGGGGCCGACGTTCAGCCGGCCGCGCGGGCGGCGGCGATCCGCTCGAGCTCGGGCAGGAGCGCCCGGAACGCCCGCGCGCGGTGGCTGTTCGCGTTCTTCACCTCGGGCGCGAGCTCCGCGGCCGAGACGTCGAACCCGTCGGGCCGGAAGATCGGGTCGTAGCCGAAGCCGTTGACGCCCGCGCGCTCGCTCGCGACGCGGCCCGGCCACGTGCCGACCGCCGCGAATTCGAACGGCGCGCCCCCCGCGGCATCCGGCACCACCAGCGCGATCGTGCAGTGGAAATGCGCCGTGCGATGGGGATCGCGGATGTCGCCGAGCTGGGCGAGCAGCAGTTCGAGGTTGGCCTCGGCGCCGCGCCCCGGCCCGGCCCAGCGCGCCGAGAAGATGCCCGGCGAGCCGCCCATCACGTCGACGGCGATGCCGGAGTCGTCGGCCAGCGCGATGCGACCGGTGTGGGATGCCGCGGCCCGCGCCTTGATGAACGCGTTCTCGTCGAACGACGTGCCGTCCTCGACGGGTTCGGGCCCGTCGTAGGGCAGCACCGTGATCCCGGGCACGTGCTCGCCGAGGATGTGCTGGAACTCGGCGACCTTGTGCGCGTTGTGCGTGGCGAGGACGACCTCGAGACCCGTCTGGGACATCCGCCCGCCCCCGCTCAGCCCGCTCGGCCGGGCAGTGACGCCTCGAGCGCGGCCCGCTGGAGGCCGGCGAGCTCGGTCGTGCCGGCGAGCGCGAGGTCGAGCAGCTGGTCGAGCTCCCGGCGGTCGAACGGCGCGCCCTCGGCGGTGCCCTGCACCTCGACGAAGAGGCCCCGCCCGGTGGCGACCACGTTCATGTCGGTCTCGGCGCGCACGTCCTCCACGTAGGCGAGGTCGAGCATGGGCGTGCCGTCGATGATGCCGACCGAGACGGCCGCGACGGTGTCGATGAGCGGCGTCGACTTCTGGCCGATGAACTTCTTCGTGCGCGCCCACTCGATCGCGTCGGCGAGCGCGACGTACGCGCCCGTGATCGCCGCGGTGCGCGTGCCCCCGTCGGCCTGGAGCACGTCGCAGTCGATCTGGATGGTGTTCTCGCCGAGCGCCTTCATGTCGACCACGGCGCGCAGGCTCCGGCCGATGAGCCGGCTGATCTCGTGCGTGCGGCCGCCGATGCGGCCCTTGACCGACTCGCGGTCGTTGCGCGTGTTCGTCGAACGCGGGAGCATCGCGTACTCGGCCGTGACCCAGCCCTTGCCCTGCCCGGTCATCCAGCGCGGCACGCCGTTCGTGAAGCTCGCCGTGCAGAGCACCTTCGTGCGGCCGAACGAGATGAGGGCGCTCCCTTCGGCGTGCGCGCTCCAGCCGCGCTCGATCACGACGTCGCGCAGGTCGAGGGGCGTGCGGCCGTCGGCTCGGACGAGGTCGGGGGCGGGGTGCTCGGTCATGCGGTCTCCTGTCGGTGCGGTCGGCCTGCGAGGCGGTGGGGCAGCGTGAGGGCGCCGGTCTGCACGAGCTCGACGCTCGGGATGTCGGGGCCGATGAGGCGGTTGGCGAGGTCGAGGAACGCCGCGGACGAGCCGCCGGTCGCCTCGAAGCGGTGCGCGGGCGGCGTCGGGGCGCGACGCTCGAGGCCCTGCGAGACGAGCACGCGGTAGACGTCGTTGGCGGTCTCGACGTCGCTCGAGACCAGCGAGACGCCCTCGCCCATGACGTACGAGATCGCGCCCTTGAGGAACGGGTAGTGGGTGCAGCCGAGCACGAGCGTGTCGACGCCGGCCGCGCGCAGCGGCGCGAGGTATTCCTCGGCGACCGCGAGCACCTCCGGCCCGGTGGTGACGCCCGCCTCGACGAACTCGACGAACCGCGGGCACGCCGCGCTCGTCAGTTCGAGGTGGGGCGCGGCCGCGAACGCGTCGTCGTAGGCGCGCGACTGGATGGTGCCGGCCGTGCCGATCACGCCGACCCGGCCGTTGCGCGTGGTCGCGACCGCCCGGCGCACCGCGGGCTGGATGACCTCGACGACCGGCACGTCATAGCGCTCACGCGCATCTCGCAGCATGGCCGACGACGCGGTGTTGCACGCGATCACGAGCAGCTTCACGCCCTGCGCGACGAGGTCGTCGAGCACCGCGAGCGCGTAGCGCCGCACGTCGGCGATGGGCTTCGGGCCGTAGGGCGAGTGCGCGAGGTCGCCCACGTAGAGGATCTCCTCGTTCGGCAGCTGGTCGCGGACCGCCCGGGCGACGGTGAGTCCGCCGACGCCGGAGTCGAAGATCCCGATCGGTGCATCCGTCACGGTCACCCAGCCTAGATCAGGCCTCCCCGCCATCCGCCGCCCGCACCGTTAGGCTGAGCGGCGTGACCGGCTCAGCTGCGCTCTTCACCGACCGATACGAGCTCACGATGGTCGACGCCGCCCTGCTGGACGGCACCGGACATCGCGAGAGCCTCTTCGAGGCGTTCGGCAGGCGGCTGCCGAACGGCCGACGGTACGGGATCGTCGCCGGCACCGGGCGGCTGCTCGAGCTCATCGAGCGGTTCCGGTTCGAGGATGCCGAGCTCGAGTACCTGCGCGAGCACCGCGTCGTGCGCGACGCGACCCTCGACTGGCTCGCCGACTACCGGTTCCGCGGCGAGATCTGGGGCTACCGCGAGGGCGAGGCGTACTTCCCGGGGTCGCCGCTGCTGACCATCCAGGCCTCGTTCGCCGAGGCCGTGATGCTCGAGACCGTGGTGCTCTCGGTGCTCAACTACGACTCGTCGGTCGCGAGCGCCGCCGCGCGCATGGTCTCGGTCGCCCTCGGGCGCCCGATCGCCGAGATGGGCTCGCGCCGCACCAACGAGGGATCGGCGATCGCGGCCGCGCGCGCGGCGTACATCGCCGGGTTCGACGCGACGAGCAACCTCGAGGCGGGCCGCACGTGGGGCATCCCGACGATGGGCACCGCGGCGCACGCGTTCACGCTCCTGCACGACTCCGAGGAGGCGGCGTTCCGCGCCCAGGTCGAGGCCATGGGCACGGGCACGACCCTGCTCGTCGACACGTACGACATCGCGACCGGCGTCGAGACGGCCGTCCGCGTCGCCGGCACCGAGCTCGGCGCGGTGCGCATCGACTCGGGCGACCTCCCGACCGTCGTGGCCGACGTGCGCGCCCAGCTCGACGACCTCGGCGCCGTGAACACGCGCATCACCGTCACGAGCGACCTCGACGAGTACCAGATCGCCGCGCTGTCCGGCGCGCCGGCCGATGCGTACGGCGTCGGCACGTCGGTCGTCACCGGGTCGGGCTTCCCCGCCGCCGGCATGGTCTACAAGCTCGTCGCCCGTCGCGGCGACGACGGCGAATGGGTGGATGTCGCGAAGTCCTCGCCGAAGAAGATCAGCATCGGCGGCCGCAAGAACGCCGCGCGGCGCCTCGATTCGACCCGCACCGCGCGCGAGGAGATCGTCTTCGTGGGCGACGGGCCCGAGGGCGAGGCGGAGTTCGAGCCGGGCGACGAGCTGCGGCCGCTGATGGTGCACCTCATGCACGCAGGCCGGGCCGACGCCGCCTGGACCGGCCACGCGGGCGTCGAGGCCGCACGCGCGCACCGCGCCGAGGTGATGCAGGAACTGCCGATCGAGGCGTTCCGGCTCGGGCGCGGCGAGCCGGTCATCCCGACGACGTATCGGTGAGCGGGGCGGGTCAGCCCTGCTTCAGCCGCTCGTAGATCTCCTTGCAGGTCGGGCAGACCGGGAACTTCTCGGGGTCGCGACCGGGGGTCCACTTCTTGCCGCAGAGCGCACGCACCGGCTTGCCCGTGACGGCCGATTCGAGGATCTGCTCCTTCTTGACGTAGTGGGAGAACCGCTCGTGGTCTCCGGGCTCGATGCCCTCCTCTTCGAGGAGCTTCTCGAGTTCGCGGTCGAGCACCGAGGTGCCGCCACCGGGCGCATCGGGGTCGGCGATGCTCGCCTGCACGGGTCGGATCATGCGGTCGAGTCTACGCCGCGATCAGGCGCGAAGGGCCGCCGCGAGGATCTCCGGGCCGCGGCGCTGGAACACGTTGCCGCCCGCCCACACGCCCAGCACGAGCACCAGCACCCCGAGCCCGACGCCAGCCGCGAGCGACGCGGCGTGCCAGGCGGGATCGGAGAAGATGCCGAGCCCGGCGAAGGCGATCGCCGGTGCGGCGACGAGCAGTGAGCCGAACATCGTGAACGACTGCACGAGGGCGGTAACGGCGCCCGTCGACTGCGGCGCCTGGAACGGGCTGTCGCCCGGCTTGACGACCGGGTACGGCATCGCGGCCGACGTGATCGAACCCAGGCCGAGGCCCGCCAGCAGGA from Agromyces aurantiacus includes these protein-coding regions:
- a CDS encoding response regulator, translating into MASRAREWTVPEPSAISVLLVDDQPLIRLGFRMVLEGESGIEVVGEADDGVEAVELTGRLAPDVVVMDVRMPRMDGIAATRRIVEERPGVRVLILTTFDLDEYAFAGLRAGASGFLLKNARPADLIHAIRTVAGGDAIVEPRITRRLLDLFGAQLPAGEGEPVRPAAGPAAASDDLRGAADPRLSVLTERELEVFGAIARGLSNAEISAALYLSESTVKTHVGRILMKLGLRDRVHAVMLGYETGVVVPGRG
- a CDS encoding sensor histidine kinase — translated: MAGRARTIGRATSPADADAAPGRVRRLAAERPWLVDAAVSLVFTVIVVTTLASEVIAGDAEVTPWQVVSIAGTAIALLFRRRAPVVVLVVVTLLTTVLGFSAESNLVLAVPIALYAVAAFRSPTAGWIAGTAAFAATAASLFLWLPELEARLGEPGAFDIPVVLLTIGMADAVGVLLGANTWQRAERVRVLTERADQLARERDDRARIATLAERSRIAREMHDIVAHSLSVMITLADGAATAVDRDPAGARRALDRLADTGRDALRDMRQVLSVLGEDADEGAASLEPAPGREDLDELVARFREAGLPVRFTVRGAPSADPQRDLAVYRIVQEALTNALRYATDVRRVDVTLQAAGDATIVTVVDDGRAGAPAVGAGRGLIGMSERAAVFGGSVETGPTSAGGWRVRAVIPNAEDGVARAGVDRA
- a CDS encoding ABC transporter ATP-binding protein, with protein sequence MIEATHLTKRFGDTIAVDDLSFTVRPGVVTGFLGPNGAGKSTTMRAIAGLIRPTSGTTRVNGAPLARHAAPITELGTLLGPGLAHPGRTARAHLLALAATHGLGSARVDEVLQLTGIEAVARRRVGTFSLGMHQRLGLAAALLGDPQTLMLDEPINGLDPDGIVWVRRFLRTLADEGRTVFLSSHLMSEMAQAADHLIVIGRGRLIVDAPMAEVLAGVGTPRVLVKTPDATRLAAALAAPGVTVTSLASGELEVMGLDAPAIAAIARDRDVLLHELTTRTASLEEAYLSLTDSTLEYAAADPAA
- a CDS encoding non-canonical purine NTP pyrophosphatase, whose protein sequence is MSQTGLEVVLATHNAHKVAEFQHILGEHVPGITVLPYDGPEPVEDGTSFDENAFIKARAAASHTGRIALADDSGIAVDVMGGSPGIFSARWAGPGRGAEANLELLLAQLGDIRDPHRTAHFHCTIALVVPDAAGGAPFEFAAVGTWPGRVASERAGVNGFGYDPIFRPDGFDVSAAELAPEVKNANSHRARAFRALLPELERIAAARAAG
- the rph gene encoding ribonuclease PH, with product MTEHPAPDLVRADGRTPLDLRDVVIERGWSAHAEGSALISFGRTKVLCTASFTNGVPRWMTGQGKGWVTAEYAMLPRSTNTRNDRESVKGRIGGRTHEISRLIGRSLRAVVDMKALGENTIQIDCDVLQADGGTRTAAITGAYVALADAIEWARTKKFIGQKSTPLIDTVAAVSVGIIDGTPMLDLAYVEDVRAETDMNVVATGRGLFVEVQGTAEGAPFDRRELDQLLDLALAGTTELAGLQRAALEASLPGRAG
- the murI gene encoding glutamate racemase, giving the protein MTDAPIGIFDSGVGGLTVARAVRDQLPNEEILYVGDLAHSPYGPKPIADVRRYALAVLDDLVAQGVKLLVIACNTASSAMLRDARERYDVPVVEVIQPAVRRAVATTRNGRVGVIGTAGTIQSRAYDDAFAAAPHLELTSAACPRFVEFVEAGVTTGPEVLAVAEEYLAPLRAAGVDTLVLGCTHYPFLKGAISYVMGEGVSLVSSDVETANDVYRVLVSQGLERRAPTPPAHRFEATGGSSAAFLDLANRLIGPDIPSVELVQTGALTLPHRLAGRPHRQETA
- a CDS encoding nicotinate phosphoribosyltransferase codes for the protein MTGSAALFTDRYELTMVDAALLDGTGHRESLFEAFGRRLPNGRRYGIVAGTGRLLELIERFRFEDAELEYLREHRVVRDATLDWLADYRFRGEIWGYREGEAYFPGSPLLTIQASFAEAVMLETVVLSVLNYDSSVASAAARMVSVALGRPIAEMGSRRTNEGSAIAAARAAYIAGFDATSNLEAGRTWGIPTMGTAAHAFTLLHDSEEAAFRAQVEAMGTGTTLLVDTYDIATGVETAVRVAGTELGAVRIDSGDLPTVVADVRAQLDDLGAVNTRITVTSDLDEYQIAALSGAPADAYGVGTSVVTGSGFPAAGMVYKLVARRGDDGEWVDVAKSSPKKISIGGRKNAARRLDSTRTAREEIVFVGDGPEGEAEFEPGDELRPLMVHLMHAGRADAAWTGHAGVEAARAHRAEVMQELPIEAFRLGRGEPVIPTTYR
- a CDS encoding DUF3039 domain-containing protein yields the protein MIRPVQASIADPDAPGGGTSVLDRELEKLLEEEGIEPGDHERFSHYVKKEQILESAVTGKPVRALCGKKWTPGRDPEKFPVCPTCKEIYERLKQG